The DNA segment AATTCGATAAGCCCTATCTGCTCGCGATGGCCAACGCCGGCCCGGGCACCAACGGCTCACAGTTTTTCATCACCGTCGGCAAGACCCCGCACCTGAATCGGCGCCACACGATCTTCGGCGAAGTGGTCGACCCGGAGTCACAGCGGGTGGTCGACGCGATCTCGAACACGCCCACCGACGGTAACGACCGGCCCACCGACCCGGTGGTCATCGAGTCGATCACGATCTCCTAAGCCCAAGTCGCCGCGACGGCGCGCACAATGCCGGCCGCAGCGGCGTGTCGACGTAGCGCCACGCGGCCTCGCGGACGACGGGCTCAGTACCCAGCCGCGGTCAACGCGTCGAGCACCCGCAGCGGGTCGGTGCCGAGATCCCAACGGGACAAGACCACCAGTCCCCCGGCGACCGTTTCGATCTCCAGCAGCCGGACCGTGCGAGCGTAGCGGCGGAACTCCGAGATCCGGATGATCTTGATCTGCGGGCGGGACATTACCTGCGTCCGAAACCAGCCCCGGATCGCCAGGCCGTCGGGGGTGATTGCCAGTTTCGGGCGCGCGCGCCAGGAGAAGCTCGCAAACAGGATCAGACCCAGGGCGGCAATGCCCGTCATGAAGCGACCCACCGGATCTGTGACCAGGGTCACACAGGCGGTAGCCATCACGAGGCCGCCGACTCCACAACCAGCGATTCCTGCGGCCTTAGGCTCCCATTGTGTTTGCTGCACGCGCTGCCTAAACCCTCCCACCACGATGGATACGGTTATCCACAGACGCTATCAACAGTGGGGATGAATCACACGCGTGTGATTGAACGCCAACAAGGTTGCTGGCTCAGTAAAGAACCCACGGCAAGATGAATTCATTACGCCCGCGTCAACGGTCAGTGCCAGCGCATCGTGAGCAAC comes from the Mycobacterium shinjukuense genome and includes:
- a CDS encoding PH domain-containing protein encodes the protein MQQTQWEPKAAGIAGCGVGGLVMATACVTLVTDPVGRFMTGIAALGLILFASFSWRARPKLAITPDGLAIRGWFRTQVMSRPQIKIIRISEFRRYARTVRLLEIETVAGGLVVLSRWDLGTDPLRVLDALTAAGY